Proteins encoded in a region of the Pelobates fuscus isolate aPelFus1 chromosome 11, aPelFus1.pri, whole genome shotgun sequence genome:
- the LOC134577283 gene encoding guanylate-binding protein 1-like isoform X1, with the protein MPQMKEPICFIENRENGDLVVNPEAEKILDAIKQPVVVVAIVGKYRTGKSYLMNKLAGCSNGFALGSTIQSKTKGIWMWCLPHPSQPGHTLVLLDTEGLGDVEKGDSKNDAWIFSLAVLLSSTMVFNSVGTIDQNSMEQLNYVTELTERIKVKSNTGKNDDDDDDDGSSEMKRFFPAFIWCVRDFSLQLEINGSSITEDQYLQNSLKLKKGIGAKVNEYNTPRECIRHFFHSHKCFVFERPASTTGLQQLESLSEAELEPGFLKQTQKFCTHVYETSTTKTVTNGLKVTGKLLYDLAVTYVGAIQSGAVPCMENAVKVLSQIENSRAVSQALSKYEEEMSKRVSHFPTETQEQFLQLHQECEKQALAVFMDISFKDEDLEYHKTLIHNLSEKAEIFLKDNLEKSVQKCQYLLEELNKPLETGIRQGKYSKPGGHNVFKTEKQNLIVSYQQHPGKGMKANEVLKKFLNEKEKIETTILQTDQSLTENEKMMAAQKAQSEAVEREKKIVEENNRRLQETMEAEKKSQEEQLAMIQEKNEQDRNKLIEENKWLIEEKMKEKENMMKEGMKKQCEMLEYEIQQLKKQQEEASQGSFLGNVISGILPGVLSSIVKKIF; encoded by the exons ATGCCTCAAATGAAAGAGCCGATATGTTTCATTGAGAATCGAGAGAATGGAGACCTGGTAGTGAATCCAGAAGCTGAGAAGATCCTGGATGCTATTAAACAACCAGTGGTTGTGGTGGCGATTGTTGGAAAATACCGCACTGGGAAATCGTATCTCATGAATAAATTAGCAGGATGCAGCAATG GATTTGCTCTGGGATCCACCATCCAATCTAAAACTAAAGGGATCTGGATGTGGTGTCTCCCTCACCCGTCCCAACCTGGACACACATTGGTGCTTCTGGACACAGAAGGTTTAGGAGATGTAGAGAAG ggTGATAGTAAGAATGATgcctggattttttctctggccGTCCTACTAAGCAGTACCATGGTGTTTAACAGTGTGGGGACCATAGACCAGAACTCCATGGAACAACTTAA TTATGTGACAGAACTGACTGAAAGGATAAAAGTAAAATCGAATACAGGAAAAAATGATGATGACGACGATGATGATGGTTCTTCTGAGATGAAGAGATTTTTCCCAGCGTTTATCTGGTGTGTCCGAGACTTTAGCttacagctagaaataaacggaTCATCAATCACAGAGGACCAATATTTACAAAATTCACTGAAGTTAAAAAaag gAATTGGAGCCAAGGTGAATGAATATAACACCCCCCGGGAGTGCATACGCCATTTCTTTCATTCGCATAAGTGTTTTGTGTTTGAACGACCAGCATCGACAACAGGTCTTCAACAACTTGAATCCCTTTCAGAAGCAGAGCTGGAACCAGGATTTCTAAAGCAAACACAGAAGTTCTGCACTCATGTATATGAGACCAGCACAACTAAAACAGTGACAAATGGTTTGAAAGTaactgggaaat TGTTGTATGACCTCGCAGTCACATATGTGGGAGCCATTCAGAGTGGGGCTGTTCCATGTATGGAAAATGCAGTTAAGGTTCTGTCACAGATTGAGAATTCCCGGGCGGTCAGTCAAGCTCTTTCCAAATATGAGGAAGAAATGAGTAAACGAGTCTCTCATTTCCCAACTGAGACACAGGAACAGTTCTTACAACTGCACCAGGAATGCGAAAAACAAGCACTAGCAGTCTTTATGGACATATCCTTCAAAGATGAAGATCTGGAATATCACAAGACACTTATA CACAATTTATCTGAGAAAGCAGAAATATTTTTGAAAGACAATTTGGAGAAATCTGTCCAAAAATGCCAATATTTGCTTGAAGAGTTAAATAAGCCTTTAGAGACAGGAATAAGACAAGGAAAGTATTCCAAGCCTGGGGGACATAATGTATTCAAAACTGAAAAGCAGAATTTAATTGTATCTTATCAGCAACACCCTGGCAAGGGTATGAAG GCCAACGAAGTGCTGAAGAAATTCCTCAATGAGAAGGAGAAGATTGAAACCACTATTTTGCAAACTGATCAGTCTCTGACCGAAAATGAGAAAATGATGGCCG CACAAAAAGCTCAGTCAGAAGCtgtagaaagagaaaaaaagattGTGGAAGAGAATAACCGGAGACTGCAAGAGACCATGGAGGCTGAGAAAAAGAGCCAGGAAGAGCAGTTGGCAATGATACAAGAGAAGAATGAGCAGGATAGAAATAAGCTGATAGAGGAGAATAAATGGCTCATCGAAGAGAAGATGAAG GAAAAGGAAAACATGATGAAAGAAGGGATGAAGAAGCAATGTGAAATGCTGGAATATGAGATTCAACAGCTGAAGAAGCAGCAGGAAGAAGCCTCCCAGGGATCTTTCCTGGGAAATGTGATATCTGGAATTTTACCAGGGGTGTTGTCAAGTATTGtgaagaaaatattttaa
- the LOC134577283 gene encoding guanylate-binding protein 1-like isoform X2 has translation MAHMKEPICLIENRENGDLVVNPEAEEILSAINQPVVVVAIVGKYRTGKSYLMNKLAGCSNGFALGSTIQSKTKGIWMWCLPHPSQPGHTLVLLDTEGLGDVEKGDSKNDAWIFSLAVLLSSTMVFNSVGTIDQNSMEQLNYVTELTERIKVKSNTGKNDDDDDDDGSSEMKRFFPAFIWCVRDFSLQLEINGSSITEDQYLQNSLKLKKGIGAKVNEYNTPRECIRHFFHSHKCFVFERPASTTGLQQLESLSEAELEPGFLKQTQKFCTHVYETSTTKTVTNGLKVTGKLLYDLAVTYVGAIQSGAVPCMENAVKVLSQIENSRAVSQALSKYEEEMSKRVSHFPTETQEQFLQLHQECEKQALAVFMDISFKDEDLEYHKTLIHNLSEKAEIFLKDNLEKSVQKCQYLLEELNKPLETGIRQGKYSKPGGHNVFKTEKQNLIVSYQQHPGKGMKANEVLKKFLNEKEKIETTILQTDQSLTENEKMMAAQKAQSEAVEREKKIVEENNRRLQETMEAEKKSQEEQLAMIQEKNEQDRNKLIEENKWLIEEKMKEKENMMKEGMKKQCEMLEYEIQQLKKQQEEASQGSFLGNVISGILPGVLSSIVKKIF, from the exons GATTTGCTCTGGGATCCACCATCCAATCTAAAACTAAAGGGATCTGGATGTGGTGTCTCCCTCACCCGTCCCAACCTGGACACACATTGGTGCTTCTGGACACAGAAGGTTTAGGAGATGTAGAGAAG ggTGATAGTAAGAATGATgcctggattttttctctggccGTCCTACTAAGCAGTACCATGGTGTTTAACAGTGTGGGGACCATAGACCAGAACTCCATGGAACAACTTAA TTATGTGACAGAACTGACTGAAAGGATAAAAGTAAAATCGAATACAGGAAAAAATGATGATGACGACGATGATGATGGTTCTTCTGAGATGAAGAGATTTTTCCCAGCGTTTATCTGGTGTGTCCGAGACTTTAGCttacagctagaaataaacggaTCATCAATCACAGAGGACCAATATTTACAAAATTCACTGAAGTTAAAAAaag gAATTGGAGCCAAGGTGAATGAATATAACACCCCCCGGGAGTGCATACGCCATTTCTTTCATTCGCATAAGTGTTTTGTGTTTGAACGACCAGCATCGACAACAGGTCTTCAACAACTTGAATCCCTTTCAGAAGCAGAGCTGGAACCAGGATTTCTAAAGCAAACACAGAAGTTCTGCACTCATGTATATGAGACCAGCACAACTAAAACAGTGACAAATGGTTTGAAAGTaactgggaaat TGTTGTATGACCTCGCAGTCACATATGTGGGAGCCATTCAGAGTGGGGCTGTTCCATGTATGGAAAATGCAGTTAAGGTTCTGTCACAGATTGAGAATTCCCGGGCGGTCAGTCAAGCTCTTTCCAAATATGAGGAAGAAATGAGTAAACGAGTCTCTCATTTCCCAACTGAGACACAGGAACAGTTCTTACAACTGCACCAGGAATGCGAAAAACAAGCACTAGCAGTCTTTATGGACATATCCTTCAAAGATGAAGATCTGGAATATCACAAGACACTTATA CACAATTTATCTGAGAAAGCAGAAATATTTTTGAAAGACAATTTGGAGAAATCTGTCCAAAAATGCCAATATTTGCTTGAAGAGTTAAATAAGCCTTTAGAGACAGGAATAAGACAAGGAAAGTATTCCAAGCCTGGGGGACATAATGTATTCAAAACTGAAAAGCAGAATTTAATTGTATCTTATCAGCAACACCCTGGCAAGGGTATGAAG GCCAACGAAGTGCTGAAGAAATTCCTCAATGAGAAGGAGAAGATTGAAACCACTATTTTGCAAACTGATCAGTCTCTGACCGAAAATGAGAAAATGATGGCCG CACAAAAAGCTCAGTCAGAAGCtgtagaaagagaaaaaaagattGTGGAAGAGAATAACCGGAGACTGCAAGAGACCATGGAGGCTGAGAAAAAGAGCCAGGAAGAGCAGTTGGCAATGATACAAGAGAAGAATGAGCAGGATAGAAATAAGCTGATAGAGGAGAATAAATGGCTCATCGAAGAGAAGATGAAG GAAAAGGAAAACATGATGAAAGAAGGGATGAAGAAGCAATGTGAAATGCTGGAATATGAGATTCAACAGCTGAAGAAGCAGCAGGAAGAAGCCTCCCAGGGATCTTTCCTGGGAAATGTGATATCTGGAATTTTACCAGGGGTGTTGTCAAGTATTGtgaagaaaatattttaa